One stretch of Pelmatolapia mariae isolate MD_Pm_ZW linkage group LG3_W, Pm_UMD_F_2, whole genome shotgun sequence DNA includes these proteins:
- the LOC134623693 gene encoding uncharacterized protein LOC134623693: MVVDVDKQAVLDVDVDEQAMLDTDQTAQDQTAAQQPLRTEQHVLCSVHIIPSITEQPVKSLGKLFDSSLKDSTAIQKANEELGAWLIKVDKSGLPGRFKAWIYQHSILPRILWPLLVYTVPITTVESLERKISGFLRKWLGLPRSLTSAALYGASNSLQLPFSGLTEEFKVARTREALQYRDSKDCKVASAGIEVRTGRKWKAEKAVEVAESRLRQKTLVGVLATGGAGLGYFPKAQVSRAQGKERHQLLQEEVRAGVEEERVSRAVGLKRQGAWTRWESTLQRKVTWANIMQADFHRIRFLVQAVYDTLPSPANLHLWGKSETPVSPLCSGRGTLEHLLSSCPRALADGRYRWRHDQVLRVVAEKIVSAISTSKHHHAPRKAISFIKAGEKPQVRPNLTSGLLNTASDWQLQADLGKQLKFPQNIAKTSLRPDMIIISEASKQLIMLELTVPWEERIEEANERKRGKYQELVQECRGRGWKTFYEPIEVGCRGFAGRSLCKVLGQLGVAGAAKKRAIQAVSEAAEKATRWLWIKRADPWVATGTQVGA, translated from the exons ATGGTTGTGGACGTGGACAAGCAGGCCGTGCTGGATGTGGACGTAGATGAGCAGGCCATGCTGGACACAGACCAGACGGCGCAGGACCAGACAGCGGCACAGCAGCCCCTGAGGACTGAACAGCATGTGCTCTGCTCAG tccACATTATTCCATCCATAACGGAACAACCAGTCAAGAGCTTGGGGAAACTCTTTGACTCCAGCCTGAAAGACTCTACTGCCATTCAGAAGGCAAATGAGGAGCTGGGAGCGTGGCTCATTAAGGTGGATAAGTCCGGCCTGCCTGGAAGATTTAAAGCCTGGATCTACCAGCATTCCATCCTGCCCCGAATCCTGTGGCCCTTGCTTGTCTATACAGTTCCAATAACTACTGTGGAATCTCTTGAAAGGAAGATCAGTGGCTTTCTTCGTAAGTGGCTGGGACTTCCCCGCAGTCTCACCAGCGCTGCCTTGTATGGGGCAAGCAACAGCTTGCAGTTACCTTTCAGTGGCCTCACAGAAGAGTTCAAGGTGGCTCGCACACGAGAAGCCCTACAGTACAGAGATTCTAAAGACTGCAAGGTGGCATCAGCAGGTATTGAGGTAAGGACAGGAAGAAAGTGGAAGGCTGAGAAGGCAGTTGAGGTGGCAGAGTCACGCCTAAGGCAGAAAACACTGGTGGGGGTCTTAGCAACAGGGGGAGCAGGCTTGGGGTACTTCCCAAAGGCCCAGGTCAGCAGGGCACAGGGAAAGGAGAGACACCAGCTACTCCAGGAAGAGGTCCgagcaggtgtggaggaggaGCGAGTAAGTAGAGCTGTAGGCCTTAAGCGGCAGGGAGCATGGACAAGGTGGGAGAGCACCTTGCAGCGCAAGGTCACCTGGGCAAACATCATGCAGGCAGACTTCCACCGGATCCGATTCCTAGTGCAGGCAGTATACGACACTCTGCCAAGCCCAGCAAACCTCCATCTGTGGGGGAAGAGCGAGACACCTGTCTCTCCCCTGTGCTCTGGAAGAGGGACCCTAGAACACCTCCTTAGCAGCTGCCCAAGGGCCCTGGCCGATGGTCGGTATCGTTGGCGGCACGACCAGGTGCTCAGAGTAGTTGCTGAAAAGATTGTCTCAGCAATCAGCACCAGCAAGCATCATCATGCTCCGAGGAAGGCAATCTCTTTCATCAAGGCTGGAGAGAAACCCCAGGTGCGCCCGAATTTAACATCCGGCCTCCTCAACACAGCCTCTGATTGGCAGCTACAGGCTGACCTGGGTAAACAGCTAAAGTTCCCTCAGAACATTGCAAAAACATCCCTCCGGCCAGACATGATAATTATTTCTGAGGCCTCAAAACAGCTGATCATGCTGGAACTCACAGTGCCTTGGGAAGAGCGGATCGAGGAGGCCAATGAAAGGAAACGAGGAAAGTACCAGGAACTAGTGCAGGAGTGCAGGGGAAGGGGCTGGAAGACTTTCTATGAGCCCATAGAAGTGGGTTGTAGGGGCTTTGCAGGACGATCACTCTGCAAAGTCCTAGGCCAGCTGGGCGTGGCTGGGGCAGCCAAGAAGAGGGCCATCCAGGCTGTGAGTGAAGCGGCAGAGAAAGCCACAAGGTGGCTGTGGATCAAGAGGGCTGATCCGTGGGTAGCTACTGGTACGCAAGTCGGGGCCTGA